One window of the Anaeromyxobacter dehalogenans 2CP-C genome contains the following:
- a CDS encoding alkaline phosphatase, whose protein sequence is MHARNLIAALALALALAAGDALAAGPAKNVIFFLGDGMGPTTVTAARIFAHGEAGALAIDGLGRTARVKTFSANAQTTDSAPSMSAYMTGVKMNNEVVSMSAETSAADLSVTPPAAYVSGASSTCPETGNGTPVTTLLELAKAAGKAVGAVTTTRVTHATPAATFAHLCHRDGENTIAEQVTPGHPRFNPALGAGVDVLLGGGWRHFVPSTTTGSKRTDATDLTALFTGAGYTYVTTGSALAAVDPAATTRLLGLFNRDHLSYELDRVAAAADEPSLADMTEKAIRVLRKDGDGFFLMVEGGRIDHALHGTNARRALEDTVAFDDAIARALTLVDPADTLVVVTADHDHTLAFNGYAHRGNPVLGLSTDLKQTTVTGAPVPALAADGRPYTTLVFGNGGTPRTADRADPSLADTTAPDYLQDVGVQLGTPGSETHGGGDVMLFAKGAGSAGFKGTIDNTRVFGLVRAAMGL, encoded by the coding sequence ATGCACGCACGCAACCTCATCGCGGCGCTCGCGCTCGCGCTCGCGCTCGCCGCCGGCGACGCCCTCGCCGCCGGCCCGGCCAAGAACGTCATCTTCTTCCTCGGCGACGGGATGGGCCCCACCACCGTCACCGCGGCCCGCATCTTCGCGCACGGCGAGGCCGGCGCCCTGGCCATCGACGGCCTCGGCCGCACGGCCCGGGTGAAGACCTTCTCCGCGAACGCCCAGACCACCGACAGCGCGCCGTCCATGTCGGCGTACATGACGGGCGTGAAGATGAACAACGAGGTGGTCTCGATGTCGGCGGAGACCTCCGCGGCCGACCTGTCGGTCACCCCGCCGGCCGCGTACGTCTCCGGCGCGAGCTCCACCTGCCCCGAGACGGGGAACGGCACGCCCGTGACCACGCTGCTCGAGCTCGCCAAGGCCGCCGGCAAGGCGGTCGGCGCGGTGACCACCACGCGCGTCACCCACGCGACCCCGGCCGCGACGTTCGCGCACCTCTGCCACCGCGACGGCGAGAACACCATCGCGGAGCAGGTCACCCCGGGGCACCCGCGCTTCAACCCCGCGCTCGGCGCCGGCGTGGACGTGCTGCTCGGCGGCGGCTGGCGGCACTTCGTCCCGAGCACCACCACCGGCAGCAAGCGGACCGACGCGACCGACCTCACCGCGCTGTTCACCGGGGCCGGCTACACGTACGTGACCACCGGCAGCGCGCTCGCCGCCGTGGATCCCGCCGCCACCACCCGCCTGCTCGGGCTGTTCAACCGCGATCACCTGTCCTACGAGCTGGACCGCGTCGCGGCGGCGGCCGACGAGCCCAGCCTCGCCGACATGACCGAGAAGGCGATCCGCGTCCTCCGGAAGGACGGCGACGGCTTCTTCCTGATGGTCGAGGGCGGCCGCATCGACCACGCGCTCCACGGGACGAACGCGCGGCGCGCGCTCGAGGACACCGTGGCGTTCGACGACGCCATCGCGCGGGCGCTCACGCTGGTGGACCCGGCGGACACGCTCGTCGTGGTCACCGCCGACCACGACCACACGCTCGCGTTCAACGGGTACGCGCACCGCGGCAACCCGGTGCTCGGCCTCTCCACCGACCTCAAGCAGACCACGGTGACCGGCGCGCCCGTCCCGGCGCTCGCCGCCGACGGCCGGCCGTACACCACGCTGGTGTTCGGCAACGGCGGCACGCCCCGGACCGCCGACCGCGCCGACCCCAGCCTGGCCGACACCACCGCCCCCGACTACCTGCAGGACGTGGGCGTCCAGCTCGGCACCCCCGGCTCCGAGACGCACGGCGGCGGCGACGTGATGCTGTTCGCGAAGGGCGCCGGCAGCGCCGGGTTCAAGGGGACGATCGACAACACGCGCGTGTTCGGGCTGGTGCGCGCGGCGATGGGGCTGTAG